In Chionomys nivalis chromosome 24, mChiNiv1.1, whole genome shotgun sequence, one genomic interval encodes:
- the Tm4sf4 gene encoding transmembrane 4 L6 family member 4, producing MCTGGCAKCLGGTLIPLAVFGLLANILLFFPGGKVVDDNSHLSEEVWYFGGIAGSGVLMIFPALVFLGLKNNDCCGCCGNAGCGKRFAMFTSTLFAVIGFLGAGYSFVVSAVSINKGPKCLMSNNTWGYPFHSGDYLNDQALWSKCTEPQDVVPWNLTLFSILLVIGGIQMVLCAIQVVNGLLGTLCGDCQCCGCCGGNGTV from the exons ATGTGCACCGGGGGCTGTGCCAAGTGCCTGGGGGGCACCCTCATTCCCCTGGCTGTGTTTGGCCTCCTGGCAAATATCCTGTTGTTCTTCCCTGGAGGAAAGGTGGTGGACGACAACAGCCACCTTTCCGAAGAGGTCTGGTATTTCGGAGGAATAGCGGGAAGCGGCGTCTTG ATGATCTTCCCTGCGCTGGTGTTCCTGGGCCTGAAGAACAATGACTGCTGTGGTTGCTGTGGCAATGCGGGCTGCGGGAAGCGATTTGCG ATGTTCACCTCCACATTGTTTGCTGTGATTGGATTCCTGGGTGCCGGGTACTCATTCGTCGTCTCAGCTGTCTCCATCAACAAGGGGCCCAAATGCTTGATGTCCAATAATACATGGGGATACCCCTTTCACAGCGG TGATTATCTTAATGACCAAGCCTTGTGGAGCAAGTGCACAGAGCCCCAAGATGTGGTCCCCTGGAATCTGACCCTCTTCTCCATTCTGCTGGTCATTGGAGGCATCCAGATGGTTCTCTGTGCCATCCAGGTGGTCAATGGCCTCCTGGGAACCCTCTGTGGAGACTGCCAgtgctgtggctgctgtggg GGCAATGGAACAGTCTAA